The Pseudoxanthomonas sp. CF385 sequence GCCGACGATCACCATGACCAGCAGGTTCGAGATCATCACCACGTCGATCAGGCCCAGCACGATCAGCATGATCTCCTGCTCACCCAGGCCGGGGGCGCGATGGATCAGGTGCCACAGCTCCTTGCCGAACAGGAACACGTACACGCACTGCGCCACGATCAGGCCCAGGTAGAGCGGCAGCTGCAGCCAGCGCGAAGCGAAGATCAGGTTGGGCAGGAAGCCGATACGGGCGTTGGAGGGCTGCGACATGGGCCGGGAACAGTGTTTTCCAAGGATGGCGCAGGGTAACGGCCGAATTTGACGCTGCCAAGTCCGTGGCCGCCGCTAGACTGCGGCTCTCCCCCGCGAGGAACTCCCATGATCGACCTGTACTACTGGCCTACGCCGAACGGCCACAAGATCACCCTGATGCTCGAAGAGCTGGCGGAGGCAGGCGCGAAGCAGGACTACCGCATCGTCCCGGTCAACATCGGCAAGGGCGACCAGTTCAAGCCCGAGTACCTCGCGTTTTCGCCGAACAACAAGATGCCGGCGATCATCGACCACGCCCCCGCCGACGGCGGTGAGCCGATAAGCGTGTTCGAATCCGGCGCCATCCTGCTGTACCTGGCCAACAAGACCGGCCGCTTCTTCGGCACGGACACGCGCCAGAAAGTGGCGGTCAACCAGTGGCTGATGTGGCAGATGGGCGGCCTGGGACCGATGACGGGGCAGTACGGCCACTTCACCGTCTACGCGCCGGAGAAGATTCCGTACGCGATCGATCGCTACACCCGCGAGGTGCAGCGCCTGCTCGGCGTGCTGGACAAGCAGTTGGCGAAGCACGCCCATATCGCCGGCGAGGACTACAGCATCGCCGACATGGCCACGCATCCCTGGATCAACGCCTACGACAAGTCGCCGCTCGACCTGTCGCCCTATCCCGCCCTGCAGCGCTGGCACGCCGAGATCGCGGCGCGCCCGGCCGTGCAGCGCGCGTACGCGCTGAAGTCGGAAGTCAATCCGAACGCGGGCCAGCCGCTCAGCGACGAGGAACGCAAGCACCTGTTCGGGCAGGGCGCGCCGAAGGCCTGAGAACCGGCGGCGTTCGCGTCATAATCCGGGACTGACCGGCCCTGCCGCCCGAGAAGTCCCATGCGCCTTGCCCTGCTTGCCCTGATGACCGTCGCCACCGCCCTGCCCGCCCACGCCGAGAAGCTCACCCTGGAAGCCATCACCGGCAGCGCGCCGCTGTCGGGTCCCACGCTGACCAAGCCGCAGATCGCACCGGACGGCACAAGGGTGACCTTCCTGCGCGGCAAGGACAGCGACCGCAACCGGCTGGACCTGTGGGAATACGACGTCGCCAGCGGACAGACCCGCCTGCTGGTGGACTCCTCGGTGGTGCTGCCCGGCGAGGAAGTGCTGAGCGACGAGGAAAAGGCACGCCGCGAACGCCAGCGCATCGCTGCGCTGTCCGGCATCGTCGACTACCAGTGGTCGCCCGATGGCAAGGCACTGCTGTTCCCGCTCGGCGGCGAGCTGTACGTCTACGACCTGGCGAAGACCGGCAAGGCCGCCGTGCGCAAGCTCACGAACGGTGGCGGCTTCGCCACCGACCCGAAGCTCTCGCCGAAGGGCGGCTACGTCAGCTTCATCCGCGACCGCAACCTGTGGGTCATCGCCCTGGCCGACGGGAAGGAAGTGCAGCTGACCCGCGACGGCAGCGACACGATCGGCAACGGCGTGGCCGAGTTCGTCGCCGACGAGGAAATGGACCGCCACACCGGCTACTGGTGGGCGCCGGACGATTCGGCCATCGCCTTCTCCCGCATCGATGAAACCCCGGTGCCGGTGCAGAAGCGCTACGAGGTCTATCCCGACCGCACGGACGTGGTGGAACAGCGCTATCCGGCGGCCGGCGACCACAACGTGCTGGTGCAACTGGGCGTGATCGCGCCGAAGACCGGCGCCACGCCGCGCTGGATCGACCTCGGCAAGAATCCGGATATCTACCTGGCCCGGGTGGACTGGCGTGATCCGCAGCGCCTGACCTTCCAGCGCCAGTCGCGTGACCAGAAGACGCTCGAGTTGATCGAGGCCACGCTGGCGACGGGCCAGCAGCGCACGCTGGTGACCGAAACCTCGAAGACCTGGGTGCCGCTGCACAGCGACCTGCGCTTCCTGAAAGACGGCCGCTTCCTGTGGTCGTCGGAGCGCAGCGGGTTCGAGCACCTGTACATCGCGTCGGAAGACGGGGCGAAGCTGACCGCGCTGACGCAGGGTGAATGGGTCGTCGACGGCCTGCTGGCGATCGATGAAGCCGCCGGTCTGGCCTACGTGAGCGGCACCCGCGACGGCGCCACCGAGACGCACGTCTACGCTGTGCCGTTGGCCGGTGGCGAACCGCGCCGGCTGACGCAGGCGCCCGGCATGCATGCCGCCGCCTTCGCGCGCAACGCCAGCGTCTATGTAGACAGCTGGTCCAGCGACACCACCCTCCCGCAGATCGAGCTGTTCAAGGCCGATGGCACGAAGCTGGCGACCCTGCTCGCCAATGACGTAACCAGCGCCTCGCACCCTTACGCGAAGTATCGCGCGGCGCATCAGACCACGACCTACGGCACGCTGACGGCGGCCGACGGCACCACGCCACTGCATTACAGCCTGATCAAGCCCGCCAATTTCGATCCGAAGAAAAAGTATCCCGTCGTCGTGTTCGTCTACGGCGGCCCCGCCGCGCAGACCGTCACCCGCGCCTGGCCCGGCCGCAGCGATGCCTTCTTCAACCAGTACCTGGCCCAGCAGGGCTACGTGGTGTTCTCGCTGGACAACCGCGGCACGCCGCGCCGCGGCGCGGCCTTCGGCGGCGCGTTGTACGGCAGGCAGGGCACCGTGGAAGTAGACGACCAGCTGCGCGGCGTCGCGTGGCTGAAGTCGCAGCCCTTCGTCGATCCGGCGCGCATCGGCGTGTACGGCTGGTCCAACGGCGGCTACATGACGCTGATGCTGCTGGCCAAGCACGACGAGGCTTATGCCTGCGGCGTGGCGGGCGCACCGGTCACCGACTGGGCGCTGTACGACACCCACTACACCGAACGCTACATGGACCTCCCCAAGGCGAACGAGGCAGGCTACCGCGAAGCCAGCGTGTTCACCCACGTCGACGGCGTCGGTGCGGGCAAGCTGCTGCTGATCCACGGCATGGCCGACGACAACGTGCTGTTCACCAACTCCACCAAGCTGATGAGCGAGCTGCAGAAGCGCGGCACGCCGTTCGAGCTGATGACCTATCCCGGCGCCAAGCACGGCCTGCGCGGCAGCGACCTGCTGCATCGCTACCGCCTGACCGAGGATTTCTTTGGCCGCTGCCTGAAGCCGTAAGCGTTCAACGGGGAACGACCGGAGCCCGCGCATGCACTCGACGACCTCAGCCTCTTCTACCTGGCTAAGCCGCAATTGGAAGTGGTGCGTGCCGGTCGTGGCGGCGCTGCTGCTCGCCCTGTTCGCCGCCTTCATCTTCGGGATCCTGGCGCTGGTCTTTGGTGCGATGAAATCCTCGGAACCCTACCTGCATGCGATGCGGGAAGCCCAGGCCGACCCTGCGGTGAACGCGGCGCTCGGCACGCCGGTCCGGGCCGGCTGGCTGGTGCAGGGAAACTTCAGCAGCAACGGCCCCGACGGCGAAGCCAACCTGGCCATCCCGCTGGACGGCGCGAAGGCAGACGGCACGCTGTTCGTGGTGGCGAAGAAGCACGCAGGCGAATGGCGCTACGAGACGCTGGCAGTGAACGTGGACGGTGGCGAGCGGATCGTGCTGGAGGAGGACGGCACCTCCGCCTCTCCTTGAGTCCGTGACGGAGAAGGCGGTCGACGGCCGCCTTCTGAGCAGGTCAGGACGACCGCGCGCTCATTTCTTCGGCGCCGGTTCCGGTACCACGATGGACGGATCGACCGGCGTGCCCGGCGGTACGTAGATCGCCACGCCTGCGGCCTGCTTCTGGGTGGTCGGAATGCCCATGCTCAGGCCGCCGCCCGAGTGGCGGCCGTAGCTGCCTGCGCCCACGGACATGCCTACCGGCGAGCCGCTGGAGCCCACGCCGAGCAACACGACGCCGTTGGCGCCGAGGGCGGCGGCTTCGCGCTTCAGGCGCGCCACGGCGGCATCGGTCTGGCCCTGGGTGCCGAAGCCGACCGCGCTCTTGGACTCCAGCTGGGCGATTTCCAGCGCGCCTGCGGGCGGAGTGCGATAGACCTGCACCTGGGCAGGATCGATCGGCGCACGCGCCTGGCCCAGCATGACCTTGGAACTGCCGGCACACCCGGCGACGAGCAGGACGGCGAACACGATGGCGGCGATGCGGAACGACATGGCGGCTTCTCCGGTGGCCTGCAGCGATCTTCCGCCGCACCGGCTGAATACTGGCATATCCCGTAGCACGGCGGCGTCACGGGACGGCGGGTTATCATTTCACCCTGACCATGCATCTGTTTCCCGCACGATGAGCGCCGCCCCCGACCTCCCGCCCGCGCCGCAGCGGCTGGCGGTCGACTACATCCATGCGCCCGGCCCCCAGGCGCTGCTCGGCATGCCCGAGACGCTGGCCGTGTTCGGTTTCGGCACGCTGGCGCCTTCTTCGGCCGCCATCGACGACGCCCGCTATCTGCACGTGCCCCTGTCGCCATTGCGCGAGGCTGCGGCACCCTACGAGGTGTGGCGGTCGGCGGGGCCGGTGTCGACCGGGCGCGAAGGCGCCATCCGCTACAGCCATGACGGCGCGCTGCTGTTCGGCGTGCTGGAATGGGAAGAGCCGGAAGGCGGCATCCTGCATGCCAGCGCCCATGCCTACGCGGCCATGGTGGCGTTCTGGCGCGACTGCGGCTATCCGCACCTGCTGCGCATCTGGAACTACTTCGATGCCATCACCCTGGGCGACGGCGACACCGAGCGCTACCGGCAGTTCTGCGTCGGCCGCGTGCAGGGATTGGGCGATGTCGATACGCGCACGCTGCCCGCCGCGACCGCGATAGGAAGCCGCGACGGTCGCCGTGTACTGCAGGTGTACTGGCTGGCCGCGCGCGAGCCCGGCATCCCGCTGGAGAATCCGCGCCAGGTCAGCGCCTACCGCTATCCGCGCGAGTACGGCCCGCAATCGCCGAGTTTCGCGCGAGCCCTGCTGCCGCCTTCGCCGCAGGTGCCGCTGTTGCTGTCGGGCACGGCCAGCATCGTCGGGCACGCCTCGCAGCACGCCGATTCGCTGCGCGCCCAGCTGGACGAAACGCTGACCAACCTCGACAGCCTGCTTGGCGCCGCGCGTGAGCGCGCGTCGACGCTGCCGCCGCACCTGGACGCCACGTCGCGGCTCAAGATCTACGTGCGCGACGCGGCGGATGCCGACGCGGTCGCCGCGCAGCTGGAAGCCCGCCTGGGCACCCGCGTGCCGTGGCTGATGCTGCATGCCGACGTCTGCCGCCGCGAATTGCTGGTGGAGATCGAGGGCATGCACGGCGTCGGCGCTTGAAGCACCGACGCCGCATCCGCATAGTGGGGGCATGAGGCGCCGCATCGCGCGCCCCGTTGCGGAGGACGTTCGATGGGACTGATCAGCCTGCTGTGGGGCATCGTGGCGATGCTGTGGATGGTGCTGGCGCTGATTCCCCTGCTGGGATGGGGCAACTGGTTCCTGATTCCCTTCGCCGCCGTCGGCGCGGTCATCGCGGCGATCGGCATCCTGTTCACCCGCACGGAGAACCGCGGCCGCGCGAAGGCGGGGCTGGTGCTCAACGGCATCGTGATCATCGTCGGTATCGTCCGCCTGTCGCTGGGCGGCGGAGTCGTCTAAAGGCCCATCGGACGCTGCGTTCCGCGCTGCGACCGCCGGTCGCAGGCCGGGCCCGGCCCCACGGGCGTATCATGCGGCGCTCTGCCAGGAGCCCGCGATGGCCTACCCCTACACCCGCCCGCGCCGCATGCGCCGCGACGAATTCTCCCGCCGCCTGATGCGCGAGAACGTGCTGACCAGCAACGACCTGATCTATCCCGTGTTCGTGCACGAGGAGAAGGGCCGGGCGCCGGTGGCCTCGATGCCGGGCGTGGAGCGCCTCTCGATCGACGAGTTGCTGCGTGTCGGCGAAGAGGCGCTGGAACTGGGCGTGCCGGTGCTGGACCTGTTCGGCGTGCCGGACCCGTCGGCGAAGACCGCCGACGGCCGCATCGCCTGGGACGAGGACGGCATCATCCCGCGTGCGATCCGCGCCCTGAAGGCGCGCTTCCCCGAACTGGGCGTGATGAGCGACCAGGCGCTGGACCCGTACACCACGCACGGCCAGGACGGACTGATCGACGACACCGGCTACATCCTCAACGACGAGACGATCGAGGCCCTGGTCAAGCAATCGCTGGCGCATGCCGCCGCGGGCGTCGACATCCTCTCGCCCAGCGACATGATGGATGGCCGCATCGGCGCGATCCGCGAGGCGCTGGAGAAAGCCGGCTTCATCAACACGCGCATCATGTCGTACGCGGCCAAGTACGCCAGCGCGTTCTACGGCCCGTTCCGCAGCGCGGTGGGCAGCGCCGGCAACCTGGGCAAGGGCAACAAGTTCACCTACCAGATGGATCCGGCGAACTCGAACGAAGCCCTGCACGAGATCGCACTGGACCTGGACGAAGGCGCGGACATGGTGATGGTGAAGCCCGGCCTGCCGTACCTGGACGTGATCCGCCGGGTGAAGGACGAGTTCGGCGTACCGACCTTCGCCTATCAGGTCAGTGGCGAGTACGCGATGATCAAGGCCGCTGCCGCGAACGGCTGGCTGGACGAGAAGGCGTGCGCGCTGGAAGCGTTGACCGCATTCAAGCGCGCCGGTGCCGACGGTGTGCTGACCTACTTCGCGCTGGACGCGGCGCGCTGGCTCCGTGGCGGCTGACGCGCGCCGGCCGCATGAAGCAACGGGAGCCTGCGGGCTCCCGTTTTCGTTCCAGGGTCAGAATCGCGCTTCCACGCCGAGCATCACCGTGTCGGCCCGGTTGAACTCGCAGTCGCTGTAGTCATCGCAGTCGTCGTAGTAGTACTCGTCGGCGTAGATGAAGGCCGTGTAGCCCAGGCTGACATTGAAGTGGCGGTTGATGTCCACGCCGATGGCCAGGCCCGCATAACCGCCGTCGGTGGAGAAGTCGCCGCCGCCGGGGAAGTCCTGCTCCGCATCGAAGTAACCACCGCGGACCACGGCGAACCAGGGGCTATCGCCGAAGTTCATGCGCGCGTTGGCGCCCGCGGCCTTGTAGGTCGCCTTCGGGAAGCGGAAGCCGCCATCGGTCGTTTCGTCCAGTCGGCCGCTGGACAGTTCCACGCCCACCTGCGCCCACGGACCCGCCTGCCAGCGGTAGCCCGCATTCACGGCCAACGCGTCCTGTTCGACGTCGTCATAGATCCAGCCCTGGCCGACCTGTGCGCCCACGAAGAAGCCCCCGTTGTCCTGCTCGCGTGCGGGCGCGGCCGGCGCGACGTAAGGCGCCGGTGCCGGCGCAGCGACCGGCGCGGGGGCCGGCGGTGCAGTCGTGGCCTGCGTCGGCGATGGCGCGGGCTGGGCGGGTGCGGGCGCCGGCGTTTCCTTCTTGCGGAAGGCGTCGTAGGCGGGCGAGACGGACTGGGCCTGGGCGTGCAGCGCGAAAGCGATCAGCGCCAACGGCAGGCAACGGAACAACGGTTTCATCGAGTTTCCCCTTTCGGTGATGGTGATGTCCCCGCGTCCTTGCGGTACCGGCGGGGCGATGGTGTGGTGCGGAAGCAACCGGACGGAGACGCACGCGTGGTGCCCGATCCGACCGGTTCGCGGTCGGCGAGCACCCGTGCAGCAGCAGGTTTCGATGGATGGCGGCCCGACCCCCCAGTCCGGCCTGCTTGTCGCCTGATCCCTGGCGCCCCCTTTCGGCGGCGGCACAGTGAAGGCCGGAGGCACCGCCTGTCAAGCCGGCAGCCGTGCGCGGTAGACTCGGGACGAAGCGGCATTCCTTTCTTCCTGTCGACGGGGTCCTGCGCCATGTCCAGCCATCGCTATGCCGTATTCGGCCATCCCGTCGCCCATTCGCTATCGCCGCGCATCCATGCGGCCTTCGCGCGGCAGGTCGGCATCGCGCTGGAATACACGGCGATCGACACCGCGCCGCACGACTTCGTCGCCACGCTGGACCGGTTCGCCGGCGAGGGTGGCGCCGGCGCCAACGTCACCCTGCCGCTGAAGGAAGCCGCGTTCGCGATCTGCGCGCAGGCGACCGACCGCGCGCGCCGCGCCGGGGCGGTCAACACGCTCACCCGCAACGACGGCCAGTGGCACGGCGACAACACCGATGGCGCCGGCCTGGTGCGCGACCTCACCGGCCGCCACGGCCTGGACCTGCGTGCGCGGCGCGCGGTGATGATCGGCGCCGGGGGTGCAGCGCGCGGCGTCGCACCCGCCCTGCTCGATGCCGGCGTCAGCGAACTGATCATCGTCAATCGCACGCCGGAGCGCGCCGACGCACTCGCCGATGCGCTAGGCGAACCGGACCGCGCGCACTCGCGCTACTGGGACGACCTGCGCAACCTCGGCGATTTCTCGCTGATCATCAATGCGACGTCCGCCGCCCGCCAAGACCAGGGCGAGTTCACCCTGCCCTTCACCCTGGCCACGCCACGCACGCTGGCGGTGGACCTCAACTACGGCGAAGCCGCGATCCCCTTTCTCGCCTGGGCGCGCGCCGCCGGCTGCCACGACGCGGTCGACGGCCTGGGCATGCTGGTCGAGCAGGCCGCCGAAGCCTTCGAACACTGGCACGGCGTGCGCCCGGAAACCGACGCGGTCTACGCCGCGCTGCGCGACAAGGACAAGGTGCTGGTGACGGCGGATTGAGGCCACCCATGCATCGCGCGCGATACCCTTCCCTCATCACCGAACGGAGCGATCCATGGACGGCTTCCTCACCCAACTGCTGACGATGCTGGGCTACCAGCTGCCCGAACTGCTGGCCTGCGTGGCCGGCGTCGCCATGCTGGCGATGTGGGCGCCCGCGGCCCCCGGCCGCTCGCTTGCGTTGACCGGCACGGGGCTGATGCTGGCCGCCACGGTGCTGCGCGCCGCGATGAGCGTCTGGCAGGCCTGGCTGATCAACAGCGCCGCCGACGGCTACGCGTCGATCAGCGGGATGATGTCGCTGTTCGGCGCGGTCGGCATGCTGCTCGGCATAGTGTCCGCCGCCGGCCTGGTGATGCTGGCCTGGGGCGCCAGCAAGGCGATGCAGGCGGCGCGCGCGACCGCGTAGGCGATAACCGCATACCCGCGGCGTGAATCGGAATAGCTCCACGCGTGCCGCGCGCGATGCCGACCGGTAGCATCGCGGCATGACCCGACGCCTGCTGATCCTGTTTTTCTGCCTCGCAACCCTGCTGCCGGGTATCGCCCTCGCGCAGGGCCAGTTTAAGGTGCTGGTGGTCGCCATTCCCAACCGCTATCACCACGACTACGCCGTGGTCGCCAAGCCGCAGTTCGAACGCATGGCGCAGCGGCATGGCTTCGACCTGACCTGGTCATGGAACAGCACGCCATTCGATGGCGACCTGTCGCCGTACGCCGCCATCGTCCTGCTCAACACGCCGGGCGACGAACTGAAAGGCGCGCAGCGCACGAATTTCGAAGCGTACGTGCGCAAGGGCGGCGGCGTGGTCGCGGTGCATCGCGCCTTGATCTTCAACCCGCCCGGCGAGTGGCCCTGGTTCGAGCGCCTGATCGGACGCACGTTCCGCATTCATCCGATGGTGCAGACGGCCACGGTGCGCGTGGAGGACGCCGCGTTTCCCGCGGCGTTCGGCCTGCCGGCGAACTGGGTATGGACGGATGAGTGGTACGAGTTCAACGCCCCGGTCACGCGCGGCCTGCGCACCGTGCTCAGCGTGGACGAACGCACGTACGACCCGACGCGCATCTGGCCGGGTCAGACCGCGAACGGCATGGGCGAGCACCATCCAGTGGCGTGGTACCACGCGTACGACGGCGGTCGCGTATTCGTGACCGCGCTGGGCCACACGCCCGCGCTGTACGACGAACCGCTCTACCTCGAACACCTGTATGGCGGCCTGTGGTGGACCGCGACCGGCAAGGGCATCGACACCCCGCGCTGACGCGTCAGTCCGTCGTCGACGTGGCGCACAACCTCAGCTCCGCGCAGAGGAAGGCCATATGCGCCTGTGGGGTATCCGCGCCGCCGTAAGGCAGTACCGTCCAGCGCTCGCGTGCCTGCATCGCTTCGCCCGGCGCCAACGTGCGGAACGGCGCGTGCACCTCCATCTCCAGCAGGCCGGCGTCGACATCGGTGCCATGGTCGAGATAGAGCTCCACCTGGCCCTGATCGGGATGGATCGCCGCGCGCGGCTGGTGATCGAAACGGATCACGAATGCCTGGCCCTGCGCGAAGCCG is a genomic window containing:
- a CDS encoding outer membrane beta-barrel protein; amino-acid sequence: MKPLFRCLPLALIAFALHAQAQSVSPAYDAFRKKETPAPAPAQPAPSPTQATTAPPAPAPVAAPAPAPYVAPAAPAREQDNGGFFVGAQVGQGWIYDDVEQDALAVNAGYRWQAGPWAQVGVELSSGRLDETTDGGFRFPKATYKAAGANARMNFGDSPWFAVVRGGYFDAEQDFPGGGDFSTDGGYAGLAIGVDINRHFNVSLGYTAFIYADEYYYDDCDDYSDCEFNRADTVMLGVEARF
- a CDS encoding glutathione binding-like protein, with amino-acid sequence MIDLYYWPTPNGHKITLMLEELAEAGAKQDYRIVPVNIGKGDQFKPEYLAFSPNNKMPAIIDHAPADGGEPISVFESGAILLYLANKTGRFFGTDTRQKVAVNQWLMWQMGGLGPMTGQYGHFTVYAPEKIPYAIDRYTREVQRLLGVLDKQLAKHAHIAGEDYSIADMATHPWINAYDKSPLDLSPYPALQRWHAEIAARPAVQRAYALKSEVNPNAGQPLSDEERKHLFGQGAPKA
- a CDS encoding pteridine-dependent deoxygenase, whose amino-acid sequence is MPETLAVFGFGTLAPSSAAIDDARYLHVPLSPLREAAAPYEVWRSAGPVSTGREGAIRYSHDGALLFGVLEWEEPEGGILHASAHAYAAMVAFWRDCGYPHLLRIWNYFDAITLGDGDTERYRQFCVGRVQGLGDVDTRTLPAATAIGSRDGRRVLQVYWLAAREPGIPLENPRQVSAYRYPREYGPQSPSFARALLPPSPQVPLLLSGTASIVGHASQHADSLRAQLDETLTNLDSLLGAARERASTLPPHLDATSRLKIYVRDAADADAVAAQLEARLGTRVPWLMLHADVCRRELLVEIEGMHGVGA
- a CDS encoding ThuA domain-containing protein gives rise to the protein MTRRLLILFFCLATLLPGIALAQGQFKVLVVAIPNRYHHDYAVVAKPQFERMAQRHGFDLTWSWNSTPFDGDLSPYAAIVLLNTPGDELKGAQRTNFEAYVRKGGGVVAVHRALIFNPPGEWPWFERLIGRTFRIHPMVQTATVRVEDAAFPAAFGLPANWVWTDEWYEFNAPVTRGLRTVLSVDERTYDPTRIWPGQTANGMGEHHPVAWYHAYDGGRVFVTALGHTPALYDEPLYLEHLYGGLWWTATGKGIDTPR
- a CDS encoding cytochrome c oxidase assembly factor Coa1 family protein; the protein is MHSTTSASSTWLSRNWKWCVPVVAALLLALFAAFIFGILALVFGAMKSSEPYLHAMREAQADPAVNAALGTPVRAGWLVQGNFSSNGPDGEANLAIPLDGAKADGTLFVVAKKHAGEWRYETLAVNVDGGERIVLEEDGTSASP
- the aroE gene encoding shikimate dehydrogenase, with translation MSSHRYAVFGHPVAHSLSPRIHAAFARQVGIALEYTAIDTAPHDFVATLDRFAGEGGAGANVTLPLKEAAFAICAQATDRARRAGAVNTLTRNDGQWHGDNTDGAGLVRDLTGRHGLDLRARRAVMIGAGGAARGVAPALLDAGVSELIIVNRTPERADALADALGEPDRAHSRYWDDLRNLGDFSLIINATSAARQDQGEFTLPFTLATPRTLAVDLNYGEAAIPFLAWARAAGCHDAVDGLGMLVEQAAEAFEHWHGVRPETDAVYAALRDKDKVLVTAD
- the hemB gene encoding porphobilinogen synthase: MAYPYTRPRRMRRDEFSRRLMRENVLTSNDLIYPVFVHEEKGRAPVASMPGVERLSIDELLRVGEEALELGVPVLDLFGVPDPSAKTADGRIAWDEDGIIPRAIRALKARFPELGVMSDQALDPYTTHGQDGLIDDTGYILNDETIEALVKQSLAHAAAGVDILSPSDMMDGRIGAIREALEKAGFINTRIMSYAAKYASAFYGPFRSAVGSAGNLGKGNKFTYQMDPANSNEALHEIALDLDEGADMVMVKPGLPYLDVIRRVKDEFGVPTFAYQVSGEYAMIKAAAANGWLDEKACALEALTAFKRAGADGVLTYFALDAARWLRGG
- a CDS encoding S9 family peptidase — translated: MRLALLALMTVATALPAHAEKLTLEAITGSAPLSGPTLTKPQIAPDGTRVTFLRGKDSDRNRLDLWEYDVASGQTRLLVDSSVVLPGEEVLSDEEKARRERQRIAALSGIVDYQWSPDGKALLFPLGGELYVYDLAKTGKAAVRKLTNGGGFATDPKLSPKGGYVSFIRDRNLWVIALADGKEVQLTRDGSDTIGNGVAEFVADEEMDRHTGYWWAPDDSAIAFSRIDETPVPVQKRYEVYPDRTDVVEQRYPAAGDHNVLVQLGVIAPKTGATPRWIDLGKNPDIYLARVDWRDPQRLTFQRQSRDQKTLELIEATLATGQQRTLVTETSKTWVPLHSDLRFLKDGRFLWSSERSGFEHLYIASEDGAKLTALTQGEWVVDGLLAIDEAAGLAYVSGTRDGATETHVYAVPLAGGEPRRLTQAPGMHAAAFARNASVYVDSWSSDTTLPQIELFKADGTKLATLLANDVTSASHPYAKYRAAHQTTTYGTLTAADGTTPLHYSLIKPANFDPKKKYPVVVFVYGGPAAQTVTRAWPGRSDAFFNQYLAQQGYVVFSLDNRGTPRRGAAFGGALYGRQGTVEVDDQLRGVAWLKSQPFVDPARIGVYGWSNGGYMTLMLLAKHDEAYACGVAGAPVTDWALYDTHYTERYMDLPKANEAGYREASVFTHVDGVGAGKLLLIHGMADDNVLFTNSTKLMSELQKRGTPFELMTYPGAKHGLRGSDLLHRYRLTEDFFGRCLKP